A genomic region of uncultured Paludibaculum sp. contains the following coding sequences:
- the tssF gene encoding type VI secretion system baseplate subunit TssF has translation MRDDLLQYYEKELSYLRRLGAEFAERYPKIASRLILEPNKCEDPHVERLLEGFAFLAARVRLKIDDEFPEITEALLNILFPHYLRPIPSMSIAEFHVDSEQVKPESGFKIERGAVLSSRPVAGAPCKFRTSYDLTFWPVEVASADWRTQDRVRTAGEMAGAAGVIRLVLRCQGDLTFGKLALDRLQFYLDGESSTMHTLYEVLSNNCLQIIVRDPSPRSTIKPLMLSPDALRPMGFEEEEAVLPYPRRSFSGYQLIQEYFAFPQKFMFFELGGLDEVCSAGFQSSVEISFVIAPFERADRRQALEVGVTDKTFRLNCTPIINLFPHTAEPILLDHTRYEYHVIPDVNRRTALEIFSVEEVASVNPDSEEVTVLEPLYSFRHADAKSSSQVFWYTRRGPATLRNDNGTEIYLSISNAAGKHTRPKADVLNVRTICSNRDLPGNLPFGNETGDFTLDAAAPVTRIVALRKPTTTVRPPQRKNLFWRMISMFSLNYLSLVEEGGDAFREMLRLYNFAETSYGEKQIEGLTGLRSRREFAPVVYDDGTSFARGTHIAMDFDEEQFVGEGVFLFAAVLERFLGLYVSLNSFTQLEVRTKQRKEVLKLWPPRTGRRVLI, from the coding sequence ATGCGGGACGACCTTCTCCAGTACTACGAAAAAGAGCTCAGTTACCTGCGGCGGTTGGGAGCCGAGTTCGCCGAACGCTACCCGAAGATTGCTTCGCGCCTGATCCTGGAACCGAACAAGTGCGAGGACCCGCACGTCGAGCGTCTGCTGGAAGGGTTCGCGTTTCTGGCGGCCCGCGTCCGGCTGAAGATCGACGATGAGTTTCCGGAGATCACCGAGGCGCTGCTGAACATCCTGTTCCCGCACTACCTGCGCCCCATTCCCTCGATGTCGATTGCCGAGTTCCATGTGGATTCGGAGCAGGTGAAGCCGGAGTCGGGGTTCAAGATCGAGCGGGGCGCCGTGCTGTCGTCGCGGCCGGTGGCGGGCGCGCCCTGCAAGTTCAGAACGAGCTACGACCTCACCTTCTGGCCCGTGGAGGTGGCGTCGGCCGATTGGAGGACGCAGGACCGGGTGCGGACGGCGGGTGAGATGGCGGGCGCGGCTGGGGTGATCCGGCTGGTTTTGCGCTGCCAGGGCGACCTCACCTTCGGTAAGCTGGCGCTCGACCGGTTGCAGTTCTACCTCGACGGCGAGAGCAGCACGATGCACACGCTCTATGAGGTGCTGTCGAACAACTGCCTGCAGATCATCGTGCGCGATCCTTCGCCGAGATCGACCATCAAGCCGCTGATGCTGTCGCCGGATGCGCTGCGGCCGATGGGCTTTGAGGAAGAGGAGGCGGTGCTGCCGTATCCGCGGCGCTCGTTCTCCGGCTACCAGTTGATCCAGGAGTACTTCGCGTTTCCGCAGAAGTTCATGTTCTTCGAGCTGGGCGGGCTGGATGAGGTGTGCTCCGCGGGCTTCCAGAGCAGCGTCGAGATCTCGTTCGTCATCGCGCCCTTTGAACGGGCGGACCGGCGGCAGGCGCTGGAAGTGGGCGTCACGGACAAGACGTTCCGCCTGAATTGCACGCCGATCATCAATCTGTTTCCCCACACGGCCGAGCCGATTCTGCTGGACCACACGCGGTATGAGTATCACGTGATTCCGGATGTGAACCGGCGCACGGCGCTGGAGATCTTCTCGGTGGAAGAGGTGGCCAGCGTGAATCCGGATTCGGAAGAGGTGACGGTGCTGGAGCCACTCTACTCGTTCCGCCACGCGGATGCCAAGAGTTCGAGCCAGGTGTTCTGGTACACGCGGCGCGGCCCGGCGACGTTGCGCAACGACAACGGCACCGAAATCTACCTCTCCATTTCGAACGCCGCCGGCAAGCATACGCGGCCCAAGGCGGATGTTCTCAACGTGCGGACGATCTGTTCCAACCGGGACTTGCCGGGCAACCTGCCCTTCGGCAACGAAACGGGAGATTTCACGTTGGATGCGGCCGCACCCGTGACGCGGATTGTCGCGCTGCGCAAGCCCACAACGACAGTGCGTCCGCCGCAGCGGAAGAACCTGTTCTGGCGCATGATCTCGATGTTCTCGCTGAACTACCTATCGCTGGTGGAAGAGGGCGGCGACGCCTTCCGCGAGATGCTGCGGCTGTACAACTTCGCCGAGACCTCCTACGGGGAGAAGCAGATTGAGGGGCTCACCGGGTTGCGGTCGAGGCGTGAGTTCGCGCCGGTGGTCTACGACGATGGCACCTCGTTCGCCCGCGGCACGCACATCGCGATGGACTTCGATGAGGAGCAGTTCGTCGGCGAGGGCGTGTTTCTGTTCGCGGCCGTACTGGAGCGGTTTCTGGGGCTGTATGTATCTTTGAACAGCTTCACGCAACTGGAGGTAAGGACAAAGCAGAGGAAGGAGGTGCTGAAGCTATGGCCACCACGGACAGGCCGACGGGTACTGATCTAG
- a CDS encoding type VI secretion system accessory protein TagJ has product MGAAELYRAGKLKEAIQALGAEIRDNPTDLRRRTFLFELLCLAGEYERASKHLSLLSSVSPDAEIGAIVYRSALVAERERQNAFEKKQYPESGAQATGRALSGTLNGRAFHSIEDADPRIGMRFEVFVAGEYVWLPMEYVISIKMEQPKFLRDTIWCTALIDTSPKFGDQKFGEVLMPAIYPLSWQHPDDNVKLGRSTEWQDSEEGGVPFGQKMLVLDGEEAIPFLEIRELQICAAAESSAEADAVSAQ; this is encoded by the coding sequence GTGGGTGCTGCAGAGCTGTATCGTGCTGGCAAGCTGAAAGAAGCCATTCAGGCGCTGGGGGCCGAGATTCGGGACAACCCGACGGACCTCCGGCGCCGCACCTTCCTTTTCGAGTTGCTGTGTCTGGCGGGAGAGTATGAACGGGCGTCGAAACACCTGAGCCTGCTCTCCTCCGTCAGCCCCGATGCCGAGATCGGAGCTATTGTGTACCGGTCCGCGCTGGTGGCGGAGCGGGAGCGGCAGAACGCTTTCGAGAAGAAGCAGTACCCGGAGTCGGGGGCTCAAGCGACCGGGAGAGCGTTGTCGGGGACGCTGAACGGCCGGGCTTTTCATTCAATTGAAGACGCCGATCCGCGCATTGGCATGCGGTTCGAAGTCTTCGTCGCGGGTGAGTACGTCTGGCTGCCGATGGAATATGTGATCTCGATCAAGATGGAACAGCCGAAGTTCCTGCGGGATACGATCTGGTGCACCGCTCTCATCGACACCAGCCCGAAGTTCGGCGACCAGAAGTTCGGTGAAGTGCTGATGCCTGCGATTTATCCGCTCTCGTGGCAGCACCCGGACGACAACGTGAAATTGGGCCGTTCGACCGAGTGGCAGGATTCCGAGGAGGGCGGCGTCCCCTTCGGCCAGAAGATGCTCGTACTGGATGGAGAAGAAGCCATCCCCTTTCTTGAGATCAGGGAGCTTCAAATTTGCGCGGCCGCGGAATCCTCCGCCGAGGCCGATGCGGTCTCAGCGCAATAA
- the tssC gene encoding type VI secretion system contractile sheath large subunit, protein MSEKAQAAAAASTTESVVEKSLLDQIVEEGRLARDPESRESGKAMVKEFVSQFLDGAMTLSRDSEAMINARIAQIDHLISLQLNEVMHHPDFQKLEASWRGLKYMVSNTECSEMLKIKVLNTSKKELLRDLQRASEFDQSAMFKKVYEEEFGIFGGHPFGALIGDYEFGKGPEDMELVQKISQVAAAAHAPFIAATNNSMFNLDSFADLAAPRDLAKVFDTTEYAKWKSFRSSDDARYMALTMPHILLRDPYGKATRPIEEFDYEEDVDGTDHNKYLWGNAAWALGARITDSFARYNWCATIRGVEGGGKVEGLTVHNFKTEDGDIAMKCPTEVAITDRREKELADLGFVPLVHCKNTDYAAFFSVQSCQKAKLYDTDAANANARLSTNLSYILAVSRFAHYLKAMMRDKIGSFMTRTDCEGFLNRWIKGYVVDSASASASMKAKYPLSEARVDVMEVPGKPGCYRAVAFLKPHFQLEELTISMRLVADLPQPAG, encoded by the coding sequence CCGAAAGCCGCGAGTCGGGCAAGGCGATGGTGAAGGAGTTCGTTTCGCAGTTCCTGGATGGGGCGATGACCCTGTCCCGCGACTCCGAAGCGATGATCAACGCCCGTATCGCACAGATCGACCACCTGATCTCGCTGCAGTTGAACGAGGTGATGCATCACCCCGACTTCCAGAAGCTGGAAGCGAGCTGGCGCGGTCTGAAGTACATGGTCAGCAACACCGAGTGCAGCGAGATGTTGAAGATCAAGGTTCTCAACACCTCAAAGAAGGAACTGTTGCGGGACCTGCAGCGCGCGTCGGAGTTCGACCAGAGCGCGATGTTCAAGAAGGTCTACGAGGAAGAGTTCGGCATCTTCGGCGGACACCCGTTTGGCGCCCTCATCGGCGACTACGAGTTCGGCAAGGGGCCGGAGGACATGGAGTTGGTCCAGAAGATCTCGCAGGTCGCCGCGGCGGCACATGCGCCCTTCATCGCGGCCACCAACAACTCGATGTTCAACCTCGACTCATTCGCCGACCTGGCCGCTCCGCGCGACCTGGCGAAGGTTTTCGACACCACGGAATACGCCAAGTGGAAGTCGTTCCGCTCCTCGGACGATGCCCGCTACATGGCGCTGACGATGCCGCACATCCTGCTGCGCGATCCCTATGGGAAGGCCACGCGTCCCATTGAGGAGTTCGACTACGAAGAGGATGTCGACGGCACCGATCACAATAAGTACCTGTGGGGGAACGCGGCGTGGGCGTTGGGCGCCCGCATCACCGACAGTTTCGCGCGCTACAACTGGTGCGCCACGATCCGTGGCGTCGAGGGTGGCGGCAAGGTGGAAGGCCTGACGGTCCACAACTTCAAGACGGAAGATGGCGACATCGCCATGAAGTGCCCGACGGAAGTGGCCATCACGGACCGTCGCGAAAAAGAGTTGGCGGACCTCGGGTTCGTTCCGCTGGTCCACTGCAAGAACACCGACTACGCGGCGTTCTTCAGCGTGCAGTCCTGCCAGAAGGCGAAGCTGTACGACACCGACGCGGCGAATGCGAACGCGCGGCTGTCGACGAACCTCAGCTACATTCTGGCGGTTTCGCGGTTTGCCCACTACCTGAAGGCCATGATGCGCGATAAGATCGGCAGCTTCATGACCCGCACGGATTGCGAGGGCTTCCTCAACCGCTGGATCAAGGGCTATGTGGTGGACAGCGCGAGCGCGTCTGCTTCGATGAAGGCGAAGTATCCGCTTTCGGAAGCGCGCGTTGACGTGATGGAAGTGCCGGGCAAGCCTGGCTGCTACCGCGCGGTCGCGTTCCTGAAGCCGCACTTCCAACTGGAAGAGCTCACGATCTCCATGCGCCTGGTGGCGGATCTGCCGCAACCGGCTGGGTAA
- a CDS encoding type VI secretion system tube protein Hcp, which translates to MAYDAFMWLEGGDPAAEGETQDKTYKEKKAFEIYSFSWGASNPTTIGSASGGAGAGKVSISSFNIMKRTDASSAAMFTNCAKGSHFTKAHVVLRKAGGTAIPYLTYEFEEVFVDSIQWSGSSGGDDTPTESVSFAFGKVGIEYLPQGTKGEEGTKKTATWDLRANVPS; encoded by the coding sequence ATGGCGTATGACGCATTTATGTGGCTCGAGGGGGGGGATCCCGCGGCCGAAGGTGAAACTCAGGACAAGACCTACAAGGAAAAGAAAGCTTTCGAAATCTATAGCTTTTCCTGGGGTGCAAGCAACCCGACGACCATCGGGTCGGCGTCGGGGGGCGCCGGCGCCGGCAAGGTGAGCATCTCGTCCTTCAACATCATGAAGAGGACCGATGCCTCATCGGCGGCGATGTTCACGAACTGCGCGAAGGGTTCGCACTTCACCAAGGCCCACGTGGTGCTGCGGAAGGCCGGCGGGACGGCAATTCCGTACCTCACCTACGAGTTCGAGGAAGTATTTGTCGATAGCATCCAGTGGAGCGGTTCCTCTGGCGGCGACGACACGCCGACCGAATCTGTTTCCTTCGCCTTTGGCAAGGTGGGTATCGAGTACCTGCCGCAGGGTACGAAGGGTGAAGAAGGTACCAAGAAGACCGCCACTTGGGATCTTCGCGCAAACGTTCCGTCCTAA
- the tssA gene encoding type VI secretion system protein TssA, with protein sequence MPLREDLLTPIPGSNPSGVSLRYDPVTDKVKEARREDIEAPQGEWKTTLKVADHAQAIKLAGEAIAKRGKDLQLAVWLVDSHIRKEGFAMLAPSFQFLRDLLDQFWDTIYPEIEDGDTESRSAPLEWLGGKLEEPVRALPIASNKFDWIKYKESRSVGYEKDANTDEKKKLRQKLVDDGKVTAEEFDGAIDSTPKAFLETVQKQIDEGLESLSGLIELCDDKFGDYSPSFIKTRSALEEIVQFVKTNINKKGGPTAVAAPVVEAPPPPPVVEAAAAAPVAAPVAAPVAAAAPPVSSGSYGIDPSDVEDAARRLAAVARYLRKKDVYNIGPYLILRGHRWGELRYNGPQIDAAMLEAPPAELRSQLKQHFLAGSWDSVLDTTEAAMELPCGRGWLDIQRYAVRALENKGQWFKFVADAVKAELRGLLTDLPGLLEMTLLDDTPTANPDTMAWIKEEVLLPTVAGEGEAAPVAYESRQAAAPPPPPPPAPVELDAEPPSMEEEVPEGGKDVFDEALDAARSGRLDQAIQQLTDALSKERSGRGRFKRRMQLAHLFVAAQKQKIAYPMLRELAAEIDRRNLEDWEAGDVLVHPLVLLLQCLNTVGAEEAQINDLYDRICRLDPVQALKYQG encoded by the coding sequence ATGCCTCTTCGCGAAGATCTATTAACTCCCATCCCCGGCAGTAATCCGAGCGGCGTGTCGCTGCGTTACGATCCCGTCACAGACAAGGTCAAGGAAGCACGGCGCGAAGACATCGAAGCGCCGCAGGGCGAGTGGAAGACCACGCTCAAGGTCGCAGACCATGCTCAGGCCATCAAGCTGGCCGGCGAAGCGATTGCGAAGCGGGGCAAAGACCTTCAACTGGCCGTCTGGCTGGTGGACTCGCACATTCGCAAAGAAGGCTTTGCGATGCTGGCGCCCAGCTTTCAGTTTCTGCGGGACCTGCTGGATCAGTTCTGGGACACCATCTATCCGGAGATTGAAGACGGCGACACGGAGTCGCGTTCGGCTCCGCTGGAATGGCTGGGTGGGAAGCTGGAAGAACCAGTCAGGGCGCTGCCGATCGCGTCCAACAAATTCGACTGGATCAAGTACAAGGAATCGCGTTCCGTCGGTTACGAGAAGGACGCGAACACCGACGAGAAGAAGAAGCTACGGCAGAAGCTGGTCGATGACGGGAAGGTGACCGCCGAGGAGTTTGACGGCGCCATCGACAGTACGCCGAAGGCATTTCTGGAGACGGTTCAGAAACAAATCGACGAGGGGCTGGAATCGCTGAGCGGGCTGATTGAGCTGTGCGATGACAAATTCGGCGATTATTCGCCGAGTTTCATTAAAACACGTTCCGCCCTGGAGGAGATTGTCCAGTTCGTCAAGACGAACATCAACAAGAAGGGCGGGCCCACGGCGGTCGCTGCGCCGGTAGTGGAGGCTCCTCCGCCCCCGCCTGTGGTCGAGGCTGCTGCCGCCGCGCCAGTCGCGGCCCCGGTAGCCGCGCCCGTGGCCGCCGCCGCGCCACCCGTCTCCTCCGGATCTTACGGAATCGATCCCAGTGATGTCGAAGATGCTGCCCGGCGGCTGGCGGCCGTTGCGAGGTATCTGCGCAAGAAGGACGTCTACAACATCGGCCCGTATCTCATCCTGCGCGGGCATCGATGGGGCGAACTCCGCTACAACGGCCCGCAGATCGACGCGGCCATGCTGGAGGCGCCGCCGGCTGAGTTGCGGTCGCAGTTGAAGCAGCATTTTCTGGCCGGCAGTTGGGATTCGGTTCTCGACACAACGGAAGCCGCGATGGAGTTGCCGTGTGGACGCGGTTGGCTGGACATCCAGCGCTACGCCGTGCGGGCTCTGGAGAACAAGGGTCAGTGGTTCAAGTTCGTGGCTGACGCAGTGAAGGCCGAGTTGCGCGGCTTGCTGACGGATCTGCCCGGGCTGCTGGAGATGACGCTCCTGGACGACACGCCCACCGCCAATCCGGATACGATGGCGTGGATCAAGGAAGAGGTTTTGCTGCCCACGGTGGCCGGCGAAGGGGAAGCGGCGCCCGTGGCCTATGAGAGCCGGCAGGCGGCCGCTCCGCCTCCACCACCTCCGCCCGCGCCAGTGGAACTGGATGCCGAGCCGCCGTCGATGGAAGAAGAGGTGCCGGAAGGCGGCAAGGATGTCTTTGACGAGGCGCTGGACGCGGCGCGCTCAGGCCGTCTGGACCAGGCGATTCAGCAGTTGACCGATGCGTTGTCGAAGGAGCGGTCGGGCCGCGGGCGGTTCAAACGCCGCATGCAACTGGCCCATCTCTTCGTGGCCGCTCAGAAGCAGAAGATCGCGTATCCAATGCTGCGGGAACTAGCGGCTGAGATCGACCGCCGCAATCTCGAGGACTGGGAAGCTGGCGACGTACTGGTGCATCCGCTGGTGTTGCTGCTGCAATGCCTGAACACAGTGGGCGCGGAGGAGGCCCAGATCAACGATCTCTACGATCGGATCTGCCGCCTGGACCCTGTGCAAGCACTAAAATATCAAGGGTAA
- the tssE gene encoding type VI secretion system baseplate subunit TssE — translation MASQLPEQTLQQPLLDRLIDHEPWSKVEMLPSRAQAIRALKESIKRDLEWVFNTRKIVEESPKALAELKNSLYNFGLMDMTSVRLHSPEDEKTLLRAIESAVEFFEPRLKQVRVSSQEPLRKQERNLHFQIDAMLMLDPSPEAISFDTYLDLTRGEYQVKA, via the coding sequence ATGGCTTCGCAACTTCCGGAACAGACGCTGCAACAACCGCTGCTCGACCGGTTGATCGACCACGAACCGTGGTCGAAGGTGGAGATGCTGCCGTCGCGCGCCCAGGCGATCCGGGCGCTGAAGGAGTCGATCAAGCGCGACCTGGAGTGGGTCTTCAACACCCGGAAAATCGTGGAGGAATCTCCGAAGGCGCTGGCTGAGTTGAAGAATTCCCTCTACAACTTCGGCCTGATGGACATGACATCGGTGCGGCTGCACTCGCCGGAAGACGAGAAGACGCTGCTGCGCGCGATTGAATCGGCGGTGGAGTTCTTTGAGCCGCGACTGAAGCAGGTGCGGGTGAGCTCGCAGGAGCCGCTGCGTAAACAGGAGCGAAACCTGCACTTCCAGATCGATGCCATGCTGATGCTCGATCCGTCGCCCGAGGCAATTTCCTTTGATACTTACCTCGACCTGACGCGCGGAGAGTACCAAGTGAAGGCGTGA